A single window of candidate division WOR-3 bacterium DNA harbors:
- a CDS encoding DUF4416 family protein produces the protein MIKLKEPPKVKFFVGMIARDEKIMEEAILILKEKIGEIEFKSDLFPFTHTNYYEKEIGKDLKRKFYSFKPLKKPDEIVDFKLFTIEVEKKFLEDNKRKINIDPGYVELSKVVLASTKNYSHRIYLGKGIFAEVTLYFSKGEFCDFPYTYPDYRTEAYKEFFKKVRESLKKEL, from the coding sequence ATGATAAAACTTAAAGAACCCCCAAAGGTAAAGTTTTTTGTGGGTATGATTGCAAGGGATGAAAAAATAATGGAAGAAGCTATTTTAATCTTAAAAGAAAAAATAGGTGAGATAGAATTTAAAAGTGATTTATTTCCATTTACTCACACTAATTACTATGAAAAGGAAATAGGAAAGGATTTAAAAAGGAAATTTTATTCTTTTAAACCCTTGAAAAAGCCTGATGAGATAGTAGATTTTAAACTTTTTACAATTGAGGTAGAAAAAAAATTCCTTGAAGATAATAAAAGGAAAATCAATATTGATCCAGGATATGTGGAACTTTCAAAAGTTGTGCTCGCAAGCACAAAAAATTACTCCCACAGAATATATCTCGGAAAAGGTATTTTTGCTGAAGTAACCCTTTATTTTAGCAAGGGAGAGTTCTGTGATTTCCCTTATACTTATCCTGATTACAGGACAGAAGCTTATAAAGAATTTTTTAAGAAAGTAAGGGAATCTTTAAAAAAAGAATTATGA
- a CDS encoding glycosyltransferase has protein sequence MKKLKVALVHDYLNQWGGAENVLKELSEIFPCAPIFTLLFDPQKVKKELKGRVIYTSFVQRLPFSLKFYREFSILYPLAIETFDLRNFDLIISSTSGFAHGIIPPPNSIHISYFHTPLRYAFHFYHEYRKNQKFFSKITKDILLHYFRIWSFSAVNRVDYFIANSRETKRRIELYFNKKARVIFPPVDTDFFKPSQEEKDNFFIFVGRIRDYKRLDLAISATRELGYRLFVVGDYYKGKKIPMGEGVRFLGTVSKEDLRTLYQKARALIMPGLEDFGIVPLEANACGTPVIAFKGGGALDTVIDGETGVFFEHQNKDSLIEAILKFEKLKFDKDVLVKNALRFSKERFREEIKEFINEVI, from the coding sequence ATGAAAAAATTAAAAGTGGCTCTTGTTCACGATTATTTAAATCAATGGGGTGGTGCTGAAAATGTTCTTAAAGAACTATCAGAAATTTTTCCTTGTGCACCTATTTTTACTTTATTATTTGATCCTCAAAAAGTAAAAAAAGAACTGAAGGGAAGAGTAATTTATACTTCCTTTGTCCAGAGATTGCCCTTTAGTTTAAAATTTTATAGGGAGTTTTCAATTCTTTATCCCCTGGCCATAGAAACGTTTGATTTGAGAAATTTTGATCTTATAATAAGTTCAACAAGTGGTTTTGCTCATGGAATCATTCCTCCACCTAATTCAATACATATAAGTTATTTTCATACACCTTTAAGGTATGCCTTTCATTTTTATCATGAATACAGAAAAAATCAAAAATTTTTTTCTAAAATAACTAAAGATATTTTACTCCACTATTTCAGAATATGGAGTTTTTCAGCGGTAAATCGAGTTGATTATTTTATAGCAAATTCAAGAGAAACAAAAAGAAGAATAGAACTTTACTTCAACAAAAAAGCAAGGGTAATATTTCCACCTGTTGATACTGATTTTTTTAAGCCATCTCAAGAAGAAAAGGATAATTTTTTCATCTTTGTTGGAAGAATAAGGGATTATAAGAGACTTGACCTTGCTATTTCAGCAACAAGAGAACTGGGTTACAGACTCTTTGTGGTAGGAGATTATTATAAAGGAAAAAAAATACCTATGGGTGAGGGAGTAAGGTTTTTAGGAACAGTGAGCAAGGAAGATTTAAGAACTTTATATCAAAAAGCAAGAGCCTTAATAATGCCAGGTCTTGAGGATTTTGGTATAGTTCCTCTTGAAGCCAATGCCTGTGGAACACCTGTTATAGCTTTTAAAGGAGGAGGTGCACTTGATACAGTAATAGATGGTGAAACAGGAGTTTTTTTTGAACATCAGAATAAAGACTCTTTAATTGAAGCTATTTTAAAGTTTGAAAAATTGAAATTTGACAAAGATGTTCTTGTTAAAAATGCTTTAAGGTTTTCAAAAGAAAGATTCAGAGAGGAAATAAAAGAATTTATAAATGAGGTTATTTAA